Proteins found in one Triticum urartu cultivar G1812 chromosome 4, Tu2.1, whole genome shotgun sequence genomic segment:
- the LOC125552041 gene encoding probable linoleate 9S-lipoxygenase 4, with protein sequence MSEMLLLHGLTGKNKQAWKEGKFRGTAVLVKSGMLDLGDFNSSVLDGVHKILDGQGRWRLLPSRQRHHTQPSEMKSTMAGESVFPGHV encoded by the exons ATGTCGGAGATGCTGCTGCTGCACGGGCTGACGGGGAAGAACAAGCAGGCGTGGAAGGAGGGCAAGTTCCGCGGCACGGCGGTGCTGGTCAAGAGCGGCATGCTCGACCTCGGCGACTTCAACTCATCCGTCCTCGACGGCGTCCACAAGATCCTCGACGGCCAAGGACGATGGCGTCTCCTTCCATCTCGTCAGCGCCACCACACCCAACCCTC GGAGATGAAATCAACGATGGCAGGGGAGTCAGTTTTTCCGGGTCACGTTTGA